The following DNA comes from Streptomyces sp. Ag109_O5-10.
TCGGGTGGTTCGGCGCGGCATGTGGCCCTCGGCCGGACAGCGCGCCTCGGCGGCGGGCGATGCGCTCGCGGGGAGGCGGAGTGCGGCGTCGGCCTTCGTCCCTCCCAGGCGTCCTGTGCGTTCGCGTAGGCGGGGAAGCGGTCGAGCAGGCCGGTGTGACGGAAGACCAGGTCGGTCGTGTGGTTTTCGTACACGATGCGTACCCAGCCGCGCCGGGCGCGGCAGTCGGACCACGCCTCGCACAGCGCAGACAGGATGCTGGAGTCGGAGAAGATCACCTCGCTGAGGTCCACGAAAGAGCCGTCCGGGCCGGGCCGCTCGGGCCTCGGCCAGGGCGCGGACCAGTGGTGTTGCGGATTGCGTGTCCAGTTCGCCATGCGTGCGGACGATGCGGCACTCCTCGAAGAGCGCACAAGTGTCGTTCAGAGTGGGCAACGGCTCACGCGAGGATGGTGGTCGAGGCCGGCCGGTCGTCCCTGCCGCGGGCTCCCAAGGGGCCCCGCGCTTCATTCCGCCTCCCCGGCCGCGCCCACCGGGCGACCCGCATCGGCGAGCGCCAGCATGCTCGCGGCGGTCAGTGGGTTCTCCGGGTCTGCAGCGGCGGCCAGCAGCCGGACGGCTGTTCCGGGGGGCTCCTCGGGCGGGACGACCAGGAGCACCCAGCGTCCCACGGTGCCGCAGTCCAGGGTGATGATGTGCGCGTCGCTTCCGGGGCCGGTCGGTTCCACGGCGATCACCCGGCCTGGGGCCATGACTGTGTGCGGGGTGTCGGGCCACCCGGCGGGGTCCACGGTGACCCGTATAACGGCCTCCGGCTCCGGCTCCAACAAGTCGACGAGCGAGGGAAGTTCGAGTTCCAGCGCGTCGCAGCGCGGCCACCAGGCACCGTCCAGCGGGCCGTGGCTGACGTCCGGGGTCAGGGTCAGGCGGGGCAGGGGCATGCGGTACGTGTGCGCGTCTGCACCGGGCGCGTCATCGGCCGGCGTACTGCTGGGTTCCATGGTCCGGTCCCGTCCCGGGAGCCGTAGGACGACTGCCCGTTTCGTCCCTCGCCGGGAACGGCACCGCCGGAAGCGCTACACGAAAAGCTCTCGGTACCGTCAGGCTACACCTGAGCCCCGGAGAAGCGGCCGGGCCAGCCGTCCGGCTCCGTCTTCTCTGCCCTGCCCTATTCCCCTTGTTCTTCCTCCAGCTCCTCCATCAGGCAGATGCCCTCATGTGTCAGCGAGACGGCCGCGGGGGTCCGGTGCGACGTCCAGTCCACGCTGATCAGTCCCTCGTCTGCCAGATAGGCGCAGGCGGCGGAGAGGTCCTCGTCGGGCAGGCCCAGCTCGGCGCGGAGTACCGATCCGCTGACCTCGGGGCGATTGCGTTCGACGGCCCCGTAGAGGGATCGCAGGACCGCCTCCCGGTTGTTCTTGCGTTCGCGGAGTCTTGTCATGGCTGTCGTTCTCCGGGGTCACGGCCGCGGGCGACGGACACGCCGGCGGATCCTCGTGGCCTCGCGGATCCGGGTCAGACCTCGTCGGCGTGAGCGTGCGCGGACTCTGTCGATTTGCTGGTCGCGAGCCGGAGCATGCGGGTTCCACGGCGTGCGCGGTGTCGAGGGTGACATGAAGCCGGGTCCCTCCTTCGCGACCGGCGGGGCAGCTGCTCCACACGGAGCCCCGGACGCGAGACGAGTACGAAACCGTACGGACCACGATTCGGGTCGCTGCCCGACGCAAGCGAGCGACGGTGTGGGGGCCTGCGTCGCGTTTCCACGGCAGCCCCCTCTGCAGGGTATGCCGGGTACGGGTGGCCGTGCGTCTTATGACCGGCCGGGCGGCCGGCCGCCTGCCATTCGCCCGGCCGAGCCCGGTGACCACGCGAGCCGGCCTGGGCCGCAGGACAGCGACCGCACGTGCACGGTCGGCGCCGTTCCCGGTGCCGGCGACCGCCGGGTCGCCGGGGCGGGACCGGCCGGGAGTACGGTGGACACACCGAGGGCACGCCGCGCACCGCCTCAGGCACCGGTGCCGTTCTCGGGGATCGACGACGCCGGGGCGGGGTTCGTCCGTGCCCGAAGGCAGGGTTGGCAATGACCGCGCAGGTGCTCCCCCCGACGACCCTGGCCATCCCCGCTCTCCGGCCGGCACGGGGCAGGCCGCGTACCCGCGCACCGGGCCCGCCGCAGAGGGAGCGCACGTCCTCGCCCCAGATTGCAGATCGGATCCATCGGCTGACGCGTGGTCAGGTCGCGGACCGTCTGCAGGAGCTGGGCGACCTGTACGCGGAAACCTCCGGTGGTGACCCGTGGGCGTGGAACCAGGCACGTGGCCCCTTCCTGGGCCATCTCACGGCCGACGCACGACGGCCGGGGTTCTCGCTGCTGATCGCGGAGACCACCGCCCTGACCGGTTACGCCTATGGCTTCCCCACAGGCGGCTCGGGTCCATGGTGGGCGGGCTTCGACGGGCACGTCCGTGGAGGTCTGCTCCGCCGCGCCGCCTCCGGGCGGCTCTTCGTCGTCTCCGGGATCGTCGTCCCGCCTCGCGTGCGCCGGGAGTACCGGGACCACGTCTGGAACCTGGCCCGGCGCCTGCAGCGGCGACTGCTCGCCGACCACGGCGCCGCGCTCGGCGCCGCACTGGTGGACGTCCGGGACGGCAGGACCGTCGAGACAATGCGGTCCTGGGGCTGGCGGTACGCCGGAGACGACGGCCTTCAGTCCGTGTCGCCCGGTCCGTTCCGCATTCTGGCGCTTGCTCCGGGGACGTGAACAGCCGCGCCCCGTCATGGATCACGCCTCGGCCCGGTCAGGGCACGGGCAGGCGCAGGGCGAGAAGGGCGACGTCGTCCGTGCTGCCCAGGGGCGTCCGGGCCGCCAGCTGGTCGCACAAGATGTCCAGAGGTTCGTGGGCGAGGGCGAGAGCGTGGCGACGCAGTCGGCTGAGCCCTCTGGTCAAGTCGCTGCCGGGGACTTCGATCAGGCCGTCGGTGTAGAGCAGGAGCGTGGACCGCGGCGGCAGCGCGTGGGCGGCACTCGGGCGCGGATCGCCGGCACACGGGTCGGTTCCGAGGATGAGTCCCTGCCCGGCTTCGAGGTACTGCGCGCTCCCGTCGGGGGTCAGCAGCAAGGGCGGCGGGTGCCCCGCACTGGTCCAGTGCAGCGTCCAGGGGCCGGTGTCCGGACCTTCCACCCGGGCGAGGACGAGGGTGGCCATCCGCACGATGGTGATGGCGTGCATGGCGTCGTCGAGGCGGTCCACGACGGCACCGGTCGGCTCGGCATGGTCCCAGGCGAGGGAGCGCAGGATGCCGTGCAACTGCGCCATGCCGGCCGCGGCGGTCAGATCGTGCCCGACGACGTCGCCGATGACGAGGACGAGCGTGCCGTCCCTCAGCGCGAAGGCGTCGTACCAGTCACCACCGACCTGGGAGCCGGGCGGAGCGGGCTGGTACCGGGCGGCCAGCTGGAACCGGCCGTGCGCGGGCAGCGGGGGAAGGAGGTTGCGCTGCATGGCTTCGGCGACCGCGCGCTGCCGGCCGAACCGGAGCGCGTTGTCGATGACCACACCGACCCGGCGGCCGATGTCGCCGACCACGTCGAGATCGCCGGTGTCGAAGGGCCGTGCCGAGTCGGTGCGCACCAGCGTCAGGGCACCAGTGACCTGCCGTCTGCTGCCGAGCGGCACCGTGATGGCGGATGCCGCGCCGGTTGCTCCGAGGAACGCGTCGTGGACAGCGGCCAGCGGTGAGTCGGGCGGTGCGTACAGGTCCACCCGCTCCTGCAGGACGGGCGTGCCTTCGTTCAGTACCTGGACCAGGGGCGAGTAGGTCGCCTCCCCGACCGGGGGCAGATGGCCGCGCCAGTCCTCCTGCCCGGCTGCACGGCCCTCCGGACCGGTCACGGCCACTCGGTGCACCTGACGGGAGCCGACCCGCAGGTCCACCGCGGCCCAGTCGGCGAGGCGGGGGACAAGGACGCGGCTCAACCGGGCGAGGGCCTCGTCCACCTCCAGGGTCTGACCGAGCACGTCGGTGATCTCCGCGACGAGTGTCAGCCGCTCGGCGAGGCTCTCCAGAGCGCTCGTATGAGCCGCTCGTTCCGCCTGTTCCACCCGTTCCGACCGCTCGGCGCGTTCCGCTCGTTCCCTACCGGCACGGCGGTCCGCCGCGGTCTCGACGATCAACACGACCATGCCCTGGCAGACGCCGGAGACGTCGTCCGCCAGGGGGGTGGCCGACCAGGAGATCGGGACCAGCCGTCCGTCACCACGCAGGCACCTGTCGTCGTCCCCGCGTGCCGCACGCCTCTCGGCCAGTGCCCACAGCAGCGGGCAGCGCTCCCGCGGGACGAGGCCACCTCCCGGGTCGCGATGGCACAGGTCGTGCAGATCCCGCCCGTACACCGACCCTGCTGCGCGCTGCAGAAGCCGCTCGGCAGCCGGGTTTACAGCGACGATCCGCCCGGCCGGGTCGATCACGGCAAGGGCCGTGCCCAGCTGCTCGACCACCTGCTGCCACAGAGCCGGCTCCTCCGCGGACAGCCGCCGCTCGTGCCCTGCGCCGGACTTCAGGCCCTCCGCCACGTCGCCGCCGTCCTTTCCGCACGGACCCACCGCGGTGCGCGGCCCCCGGGCCGGCGGGTCACAGAGACGTCGGCACCCCGATGGGTTCCTCTTCGAGTACCCCGCACCCGCGAGTGGGTCGCCGCCCTCGCCCGACCGGCTTCGTCAGCCCGTGGAACGCGAAGCGCTCGACCGCAACCGTGCACGGGTGCCCGCCGAGACGAGAAGTCTGCGGCCGGCCTCCCATGCGGGGTCGCCGTCTCGAACGCCCACCCACATCCAGAGGGAACTGGCCCTCGCCACCCGCCACACCATCGGCGACGCCATGGGCATCGTCGTCGGTCGTCACCACTGCGATCCTGTCAGCGGCTCCCCCGGCTCGTTGGCTGAACCGGAGGAGCCTGAGTCGAGCCAGCCCCATGGATACGCTGCTGAACGCGGCCCATCTCCTGGGTCCCCCCTCCCGAGTCCCCCACACCCGAATGCCCTGCCGCGATGTACGGCAGGCGCTCGATCGTATGGTCATGTGAGCCGTGATCCGCTCCCGCAGGATCCTTGCAGTCCGTCAGGCACTCCCCTTCGTGGACAAAGCCGCGACCGGTCGTGCGCAGGCCCCCGGGAGGCGGGACGCTCTGAGACGACGCGGTCAAGACGTCTTCTTCCGGCTGCGGTTCATGCGCTCCGAAAGCACGGTCGTCTGCCCCGGCGTCTGCTGGTCGAGCAGCCCTTCGCCTGGATCATGCACGCCCGCGGGCACCCGCGACCACGAACGGAACATCCCGCGATCCGCACGAAGACAGCAACCCGGGGTAATAGTCGAATTGTCGTACTCGCAATCCGTACGGCATCGGCGACCCGGGCGGGACACCCGCGGTCTGGGATGTGATCATGATGGAGAACTCTCGAAACGGCACCCTCACGCGGCTCGAGGAGCACTTGGTTCCGGGACGGACACCGCCCCTGAACAAGATCAGCGAGTTGCAGACGGAAATCAGTCAGCTGCAGGAGGCCGTCGTCTCCCACACCGTGGTCGACCAAGCGATCGGCGTGGTCATCACCGTTGGTGGCCTGCATCCCGAGCAAGGATTCCAAGTGTTGCGAGAGATCTCACAGCACACCAATACGAAACTGCGGCAGGTATCCGAACTGATCGTGGACTGGGTACACGGCGAACAGCTGCCGGACGAGATCCGCACCGCTCTCAACAAGGCACTGGCCAGAGCACGGTCATCTGTACGCAGCACAGCTCTGCCGCCCGCGATCTGAGCCGGACGGCAGGGCGGGCGGACGAATGGAATGCCAGCTCACTTCCGAACCCGCACGCGACACGACCTCCGCCCAACGCGTCCCCGAACCCACCTGACCAAAACGTCCCACCCCAGACTTACATCGCGTACGGCGAGCATTCGGCCTCAGGGCGAGACGCCCTCGTCCGACTGTGGCAGTCGCAGGGCGAGCAGGGCGATGTCGTCGCGGGCCCCTGCCACGAGTCCGTTCATCAGCTCGTCGCGAGCGCCTGTGGCACCCTCGCCACCGGCCAGGCCCGGACCGCGCGGACGGTCACAGCGGTGACGACGCCTGGTCGCGTAGCCCCCGTTCGAGACACACCCGGCCGGCCCGGTACCAGCAACGCACCATCCCGACCGGCGGTCGACGCAGCGTGCCCAAGACACGCCGGTCACAGACGCCCCCTGGACAGCTCGAAGAACGCCACGATGCCCGCACGCCCGACAGCCGGAGCACCGTGACGGGGCTGTCGGCCGGGGCAGCGGGCAACCGCAGCACGATCCCCGGGCCGCCCACACGCTGCGGCACTGCCTCCCCGCTGTCCCGGAGAACCGGGTCGGCCTCCCGCGGGCAGGCGGAAGTCGACGATCTCCGTTGCTGCTGGGAGAGGATGGCACCCCTCGCACGGACGAGTGAGTGGGTGCGTCTGCAAATCAAGCACCCGGGAGAGCCACAGGCACACGGACCGCACGAGGCACCGACCGCAGCGTGCGAGCCATCGCGCTCGATCCCACGGAAAAGCCGCATCGGAGTGCTCCGGTGCGGCTTCGCCGTCTCACGCATCCGCGCAGAGCTCCCGCCAGGGACGGACCTCGGTGGGGCTTCGCCGTATCACCCGTGTATCACACAGCCCCTATGACGGGGGTTGCGACTGCACAGGTCTGACCAGGTGGAAGACCTCCCTGGCCAGGTGGCGCTCGAGCTTCAGGCAATCTCGCGCCGGGTTTTGCCCTCCTTGCTGCGGCGCTGGTAGTGCTCCTGGGTACGCGGGTCAACGCGCAGGCGGGTCTGCAAGACCCGGTGCAGGGCCGGGTTCGCCTGCCGGTCGCCGCCCCGGTTCGGGCGACGGTACTGCCGACTGCCCGAGGAACGCCCGACTGGGCTGACCCGCACAGCGCCACGAAGGACGCCTCACTGCCCAGGCGTTCCGGGTTGTCCCCGATCGTGATCAGCAAAGTGACGGCGGTGTCCGGATCGATGCCCACC
Coding sequences within:
- a CDS encoding DUF5994 family protein codes for the protein MPLPRLTLTPDVSHGPLDGAWWPRCDALELELPSLVDLLEPEPEAVIRVTVDPAGWPDTPHTVMAPGRVIAVEPTGPGSDAHIITLDCGTVGRWVLLVVPPEEPPGTAVRLLAAAADPENPLTAASMLALADAGRPVGAAGEAE
- a CDS encoding SpoIIE family protein phosphatase, translating into MAEGLKSGAGHERRLSAEEPALWQQVVEQLGTALAVIDPAGRIVAVNPAAERLLQRAAGSVYGRDLHDLCHRDPGGGLVPRERCPLLWALAERRAARGDDDRCLRGDGRLVPISWSATPLADDVSGVCQGMVVLIVETAADRRAGRERAERAERSERVEQAERAAHTSALESLAERLTLVAEITDVLGQTLEVDEALARLSRVLVPRLADWAAVDLRVGSRQVHRVAVTGPEGRAAGQEDWRGHLPPVGEATYSPLVQVLNEGTPVLQERVDLYAPPDSPLAAVHDAFLGATGAASAITVPLGSRRQVTGALTLVRTDSARPFDTGDLDVVGDIGRRVGVVIDNALRFGRQRAVAEAMQRNLLPPLPAHGRFQLAARYQPAPPGSQVGGDWYDAFALRDGTLVLVIGDVVGHDLTAAAGMAQLHGILRSLAWDHAEPTGAVVDRLDDAMHAITIVRMATLVLARVEGPDTGPWTLHWTSAGHPPPLLLTPDGSAQYLEAGQGLILGTDPCAGDPRPSAAHALPPRSTLLLYTDGLIEVPGSDLTRGLSRLRRHALALAHEPLDILCDQLAARTPLGSTDDVALLALRLPVP
- a CDS encoding ANTAR domain-containing protein; translation: MMENSRNGTLTRLEEHLVPGRTPPLNKISELQTEISQLQEAVVSHTVVDQAIGVVITVGGLHPEQGFQVLREISQHTNTKLRQVSELIVDWVHGEQLPDEIRTALNKALARARSSVRSTALPPAI
- a CDS encoding transposase; amino-acid sequence: MRVSPVGRSSGSRQYRRPNRGGDRQANPALHRVLQTRLRVDPRTQEHYQRRSKEGKTRREIA